A stretch of the Planktothricoides raciborskii GIHE-MW2 genome encodes the following:
- a CDS encoding pentapeptide repeat-containing protein — protein MKITNIIPLAVLSTLCFAPVATAENFQHTRQLLSTKQCPGCDLSGAGLVMANLPNANLSQAILTRANLSRAILSYADFSGADLRGTSFFGADLSGANFKGADLRGADLRGAYLADADLTDAQLNGANLQGAIGTPAAFLKVEDVYNWGVTAAQQNNLPKAIDFFNQALALNEEFAPAYLARSIVQLQMGKTQPARADAEIASQLFAAQNNVQAFETSQQLLAQIELVENPPKQGGSNVLQTITSLGLSILQLMF, from the coding sequence ATGAAGATAACAAATATCATCCCCCTAGCGGTACTCAGTACCCTTTGTTTCGCTCCCGTCGCCACCGCCGAAAACTTTCAGCACACCCGCCAACTCCTTTCCACCAAACAATGTCCTGGCTGCGATCTCAGTGGGGCCGGTTTGGTCATGGCCAACTTACCCAACGCCAACCTCAGCCAAGCCATTTTAACTCGTGCCAACCTCAGTCGAGCCATCTTAAGTTATGCGGACTTTAGCGGCGCCGATCTCCGAGGCACCTCTTTTTTCGGCGCCGATCTCAGTGGCGCCAATTTTAAAGGCGCGGATCTCCGAGGCGCGGATCTCCGAGGGGCTTACCTAGCAGACGCGGATTTAACCGATGCTCAGTTAAACGGGGCCAACTTACAGGGGGCGATTGGCACCCCAGCAGCGTTCTTAAAAGTTGAAGATGTTTATAACTGGGGCGTTACTGCTGCCCAACAAAACAACCTGCCCAAAGCCATTGACTTTTTTAACCAAGCTTTGGCACTTAATGAGGAGTTTGCCCCCGCTTATTTAGCTCGAAGCATTGTGCAATTACAAATGGGCAAAACCCAACCAGCCCGGGCAGATGCAGAAATCGCCTCCCAATTATTTGCCGCGCAAAATAACGTCCAAGCCTTTGAAACCAGCCAACAGTTATTAGCTCAGATTGAATTGGTGGAAAATCCCCCCAAACAGGGCGGGAGCAATGTCCTCCAGACCATTACTTCTCTGGGTTTAAGTATTCTCCAGTTGATGTTTTAG
- a CDS encoding WG repeat-containing protein, which yields MIGQTLRSRYKIIQELLSAVRQKVYLAEDTLAEQPLPPKYIVRQFLVETMQKEIGRLFREAVGEIFQLANYHSQIPDIIDYFEDDRSLYLVEEAIEGHPLSQEVTVGRQWSEADTIELLKEILELVALLHQQKVIHLNLCPENVWRRQSDGKLILTNFGNIERVSTLVLDEFWQATSRAPVGIAGYMPSEQYLGVPKLASDLYAVGAIAIFALTGIPPYQLPKDPDTLEIVWRDRTQVQVSEALVKFLNKLICYDFNRRYLNAEEALEALMMTVPQAQPRVSPLPVQVDQAYGYQDRYGKLVIQPEFNLAYEFVGGLAAVKVGKKWGYINEEATFVISPKFDQASTFSEGLARVQIGSKYGYINRSGEMAISPQFSQAMNFHEGLAAVAINDQWHYIDKTGNIVISPPGDRQVVSGWASHFSGGLARFKTIFFGGGHRYGFIDKTGQVAISPEFEEASHFSQGLARVKIGYKWGFIDKKGQIAIALEFDQADDFYGGFAAINQFNKWGLINQIGQLIIEPKYDKIGKFSEHLCPVKMGYKWGYIDVSDRFVIPPQYDLAFPFINGLALVNLSGNRGYIDKMGNFIKR from the coding sequence ATGATTGGACAAACTTTGCGATCGCGCTACAAAATAATTCAGGAATTGCTATCGGCTGTTCGGCAGAAAGTTTATCTGGCTGAGGATACCTTGGCAGAACAGCCCCTACCGCCTAAGTATATCGTCAGGCAGTTTCTCGTGGAAACTATGCAAAAAGAAATCGGGCGGTTATTCCGGGAAGCGGTGGGAGAAATTTTTCAATTAGCGAACTATCACAGTCAAATTCCCGATATTATCGATTATTTTGAGGACGATCGCAGCTTGTATCTGGTGGAAGAGGCGATCGAGGGTCATCCTTTGAGTCAGGAGGTGACGGTTGGTCGGCAGTGGTCAGAAGCGGATACGATCGAACTGCTCAAAGAGATTTTGGAATTAGTGGCACTGCTACATCAGCAAAAAGTGATTCATTTGAATCTTTGTCCAGAGAATGTTTGGCGTCGCCAAAGTGATGGCAAACTGATTTTGACGAATTTTGGTAATATTGAGCGGGTCAGTACCCTGGTTTTAGATGAGTTTTGGCAAGCTACTAGCCGCGCACCTGTGGGCATTGCTGGTTATATGCCCAGCGAGCAATATCTGGGGGTGCCAAAATTGGCCAGCGATCTTTATGCGGTGGGTGCGATCGCGATTTTTGCCCTGACAGGGATACCGCCGTATCAATTGCCCAAAGACCCAGATACGTTAGAAATTGTTTGGCGCGATCGGACACAGGTACAGGTGAGTGAAGCCCTGGTCAAGTTTTTGAATAAATTGATCTGCTATGACTTTAATCGGCGCTATCTGAATGCAGAGGAAGCGTTAGAAGCGCTGATGATGACAGTGCCTCAAGCACAACCGAGGGTTTCCCCGTTGCCGGTGCAAGTGGATCAAGCTTATGGTTATCAAGACCGTTACGGCAAACTGGTGATTCAGCCAGAATTTAATCTAGCTTATGAATTTGTCGGCGGTTTGGCAGCGGTTAAAGTTGGGAAAAAATGGGGCTATATTAACGAGGAAGCCACTTTTGTGATTTCGCCAAAGTTCGATCAGGCTTCAACTTTTAGTGAAGGATTAGCCAGAGTTCAAATAGGTAGTAAATATGGCTATATTAATCGCTCTGGGGAGATGGCGATTTCACCACAATTTTCTCAAGCGATGAACTTCCATGAAGGGTTAGCGGCAGTGGCGATTAATGACCAATGGCATTATATTGATAAAACTGGCAATATTGTGATTTCTCCTCCGGGCGATCGCCAGGTAGTATCGGGCTGGGCTAGTCATTTTTCCGGGGGTCTGGCTCGCTTCAAGACCATATTTTTCGGGGGTGGGCATCGTTATGGGTTTATTGACAAAACTGGTCAAGTGGCAATTTCCCCAGAATTTGAGGAAGCCAGCCACTTTTCTCAGGGTTTAGCCCGGGTAAAAATCGGTTACAAATGGGGTTTTATTGACAAAAAAGGTCAAATTGCTATTGCTCTAGAATTTGATCAAGCCGATGATTTTTATGGGGGTTTCGCGGCAATTAACCAATTTAATAAGTGGGGATTAATTAACCAGATTGGTCAATTAATTATTGAGCCTAAGTATGATAAAATTGGTAAATTTTCTGAGCATTTATGTCCTGTGAAAATGGGCTATAAATGGGGTTATATTGATGTGAGCGATCGCTTTGTGATTCCCCCGCAATATGATTTGGCTTTTCCCTTTATCAATGGTTTGGCTTTAGTTAATTTATCCGGCAACCGTGGGTATATTGATAAGATGGGTAATTTTATCAAACGTTGA
- a CDS encoding type IV pilus twitching motility protein PilT, whose amino-acid sequence MDTQNRTAQKAKPPTPGRIPPPPPPKAPPPAPVPGKGIPEQGHHSGLIRQKAAQLKQQTSEKLIEPMVRSAYEQKVSDIHIRVGEVPRFRINGEMIRADNFPVVTPELLEKYLQEILTPAQRKKFDENQEIDAAIYYPGLVRCRINCFQTLNGGAIVLRLITLHIPSIDQLRLPPVLKKIISIHQGLILVTGPTGSGKSTTLAAMMRYLNETIYKHVITIEDPIEYVHSSHTCLISQREVGMHTQDFHVSLRAALREDPDVILIGEMRDRITVNIALQAAQTGHLVLGTLHTRSAINSVNRLLNLFPPEEEHAMRIQIVESLMAVVSQVLVPTADGGRIAVHDILINTPAMQDYLMKGEEENAFLLMQSDTHEGMQTMNQALYRTLMKALITEEQAKKASPDPTELDRLIRTGGFEAHNSPRDFEGRYEAKF is encoded by the coding sequence ATGGATACCCAAAATCGCACAGCGCAGAAAGCCAAGCCTCCCACCCCTGGAAGAATTCCCCCACCGCCGCCCCCGAAAGCCCCGCCACCGGCGCCTGTGCCCGGTAAAGGGATTCCAGAACAAGGCCATCACTCTGGTTTAATTAGGCAAAAAGCCGCCCAATTAAAACAGCAAACCTCGGAAAAGTTAATTGAGCCGATGGTGAGAAGTGCTTATGAACAAAAAGTATCGGATATTCATATTCGTGTCGGCGAAGTGCCTAGGTTTCGGATTAACGGCGAAATGATTCGCGCCGATAATTTTCCGGTGGTGACTCCAGAACTGTTGGAAAAATATCTGCAAGAGATTCTCACTCCGGCACAGCGAAAAAAATTTGACGAAAACCAAGAAATAGATGCCGCCATTTATTATCCGGGTTTGGTCAGATGTCGGATTAATTGTTTTCAAACCCTCAATGGTGGGGCGATCGTCTTACGATTGATTACTTTGCATATTCCCTCAATCGACCAATTGAGATTACCGCCGGTTTTGAAGAAAATCATTAGTATTCACCAAGGTTTAATTCTGGTTACTGGGCCGACTGGTTCGGGGAAATCTACGACTTTGGCGGCGATGATGCGTTATTTAAACGAAACCATCTATAAGCACGTCATTACCATTGAAGATCCGATCGAATATGTTCACTCCTCTCACACCTGTTTGATTAGTCAACGAGAAGTGGGGATGCATACTCAAGATTTTCACGTAAGTTTACGGGCAGCTTTACGGGAAGATCCAGATGTGATTCTGATTGGGGAAATGCGCGATCGCATCACCGTTAATATTGCCCTACAAGCGGCGCAAACAGGTCACTTAGTCTTGGGCACTTTGCACACCCGCAGTGCGATTAATTCGGTGAACCGTTTATTAAACCTTTTTCCCCCTGAAGAAGAACACGCCATGCGGATTCAAATTGTGGAATCTTTAATGGCGGTAGTCTCTCAGGTTTTGGTGCCCACTGCTGACGGAGGACGCATCGCCGTTCACGATATTTTAATCAATACACCGGCCATGCAAGATTACTTAATGAAAGGGGAAGAAGAGAATGCTTTCTTATTAATGCAAAGCGATACCCATGAAGGAATGCAAACCATGAATCAGGCATTATATCGCACTCTGATGAAAGCACTGATTACCGAAGAACAGGCTAAGAAAGCATCGCCGGATCCGACAGAATTGGATCGTCTGATTCGTACCGGAGGCTTTGAAGCCCACAACTCTCCCCGTGATTTTGAAGGTAGATATGAAGCTAAATTTTAA
- a CDS encoding DUF362 domain-containing protein, with product MSTVSLIRANSYQIETLPASLETLLEPLGGMGAFVKPGDRVLLKPNLLTGARPTKECVTRGEMVYCVAKMVQAVGGKPFMGDSPAFGSAKGVAEANGYLPLLEELNIPIVEFNGKRYQTVSEEFNHLRLSKQAMEADVVINLPKIKSHAQLTMTMGVKNLFGCVPGKMKAWWHMEAGKDANHFGLMLVETARVIAPDLTIVDAIIGHEGNGPSGGEPRELGVLAASPDVFACDRALIEIVNVDPNIIPTITASQRLGLCPELADIHFPLEHPDTLKITDWKLPDNLIPIDFGLPRVVRSTFKHLYIRFIKEPMKTYATR from the coding sequence ATGTCCACAGTCAGTTTAATTCGAGCCAATTCCTATCAAATAGAAACCTTGCCAGCTTCTCTAGAAACCTTGCTCGAACCATTGGGGGGCATGGGTGCTTTTGTGAAACCAGGCGATCGCGTCTTATTAAAGCCCAATTTACTCACCGGAGCTCGACCCACCAAAGAATGTGTCACCCGTGGGGAAATGGTCTATTGTGTGGCCAAAATGGTGCAAGCGGTGGGGGGAAAACCGTTTATGGGAGATAGTCCAGCTTTTGGCAGCGCTAAGGGAGTGGCTGAAGCAAATGGTTATTTACCTTTACTGGAAGAGTTAAATATTCCCATTGTGGAATTTAACGGCAAACGCTATCAAACAGTCAGCGAAGAATTTAACCATTTACGCTTATCAAAACAGGCAATGGAAGCGGACGTGGTGATTAATTTACCTAAAATCAAATCCCATGCTCAATTAACCATGACAATGGGAGTCAAGAATCTGTTTGGTTGTGTACCGGGAAAAATGAAAGCTTGGTGGCACATGGAAGCAGGAAAAGATGCCAACCATTTCGGCCTTATGTTAGTGGAAACAGCGCGGGTGATCGCCCCTGATTTAACCATTGTGGACGCAATTATTGGCCATGAAGGAAATGGGCCAAGTGGCGGCGAACCCAGGGAATTAGGGGTTTTAGCCGCTTCTCCCGATGTATTTGCCTGCGATCGCGCCTTAATTGAAATCGTCAATGTTGACCCAAACATAATCCCCACCATTACCGCATCTCAACGACTAGGATTATGTCCCGAATTAGCGGACATTCATTTTCCCTTAGAACATCCTGATACTTTAAAAATTACCGATTGGAAACTCCCGGATAATTTAATCCCCATTGACTTTGGTTTACCCCGTGTGGTGAGATCGACCTTCAAACATCTCTATATCCGGTTTATCAAAGAACCGATGAAAACCTACGCCACTCGATAA